The following are encoded together in the Nocardia sp. XZ_19_385 genome:
- the pglZ gene encoding BREX-2 system phosphatase PglZ, protein MSNTATHSTTTLPRLKTADVAQYLSAGHGLTDALAGRGERTVVLLRAEPDWEGPAELTIGDRRARVAPAPSALAVHELVLRHLETGNAPQVLVILTDREHEDLDPAILARTHRKRINLVDRWDIVRNAFGSTGIDEWIRREAWAAEALLDAAGPDGWPRVPGVLSKGEALSALASRRLRLPSSNADRIDPATLLHWSHTPGSPELLLDLRDAERDGLTTFLTDGEQAGAAGSVLIDLVRAGHGGDALAFGLVAAALWLHPDPDSATYQARGRAERRLGDHPAVSADELDRRITIFGRACLEYFDVQLARAYDPRARRANSHLSGPDGDTPWSQSARAARQIVDPILRRAGELVRELGADAAAKSSPVLRAGLDACFTAVGNALGRNDSAAVAHATKKLFEHRLADDPELEVRISRVEMAQRLARWLADDPETTTDTVADALDRHMRETCWVDRALDYLEAGGDTDPALKIPYRTLVNNVRQRRRDLDREFATSLAVWTAAGTAPGRMLTVESFLARVVAPIAGYRRVLLLVLDGMSAAIATELADQLLNGWNEYDPYPDGGEPRRRAMAAALPSLTAVSRTSLFAGKLTRGDQNDEKREFPRHRFWGSKKTATVFHLDDLRGENGQPFGDDLTAALLNPDQHIAVVLNTIDNALDKDLKLGDPDWELREIGDLRALLRAGADQGMAVLITSDHGHVIDRHSVRVEVDEWQSARHRNPDRSHPLADTEIALSGPRVLWPQVGESDSAIVALWDNDSRYTTRRAGYHGGASLAEVTIPILAFLPFGVEPPVVSRHPVWRQLGDQSPYWWSSDRPTSQAVQVPQETTARRRSIDRVSKERLLGLEPMFDLSETPSATPLFASDVVDGDLVKRLLGSEIFDGQRALLARPPQPVTVEKALRALLQGPLPITALAQRVGYPSVRASGFAAILSQLLNFDGITVLETLGDGRTLKLDAARLRTQFGL, encoded by the coding sequence GTGAGTAATACGGCCACGCACAGCACGACTACGCTTCCCCGGCTGAAGACTGCGGATGTCGCCCAATATCTTTCGGCCGGGCACGGCCTCACCGACGCGCTCGCCGGCCGCGGCGAGCGGACTGTCGTGCTGTTGCGGGCCGAACCTGACTGGGAGGGTCCAGCCGAGCTCACAATCGGAGACCGTCGCGCCCGTGTTGCGCCCGCGCCCTCCGCCTTGGCGGTCCACGAACTAGTTCTGCGCCACCTCGAGACAGGCAATGCTCCACAGGTGCTTGTGATACTCACCGATCGCGAGCACGAAGACCTCGATCCGGCCATCCTGGCCCGCACCCACCGGAAACGAATCAACCTGGTAGATCGCTGGGACATCGTCCGGAATGCCTTCGGGTCCACCGGAATCGACGAATGGATCAGACGCGAAGCGTGGGCGGCCGAGGCACTCCTGGACGCCGCCGGACCCGACGGCTGGCCCCGAGTGCCTGGCGTGCTCTCCAAGGGAGAGGCGTTGTCCGCCTTGGCTTCCCGGCGGCTGCGCCTACCGTCCTCGAACGCCGACCGCATCGATCCGGCCACGTTGCTGCACTGGTCGCATACCCCGGGCAGTCCTGAATTGCTGCTGGATCTCCGCGATGCGGAACGTGACGGACTGACGACGTTTCTCACCGATGGCGAGCAGGCCGGTGCGGCCGGATCCGTGCTGATCGATCTGGTCCGCGCCGGTCATGGTGGCGATGCGCTGGCCTTCGGACTGGTGGCAGCGGCTTTGTGGCTACATCCGGATCCCGATAGTGCCACCTATCAGGCGCGCGGGCGCGCAGAACGCCGTTTGGGTGACCACCCCGCGGTCAGCGCGGACGAACTCGACCGCCGCATAACGATTTTCGGCCGTGCCTGCCTCGAGTATTTCGATGTTCAGCTGGCCCGCGCCTACGACCCCCGCGCCCGCAGAGCGAACTCCCACCTGTCCGGGCCCGACGGCGACACCCCCTGGTCCCAGTCCGCCCGTGCAGCCCGTCAGATCGTCGACCCGATCCTGCGGCGCGCGGGCGAGTTGGTGCGCGAGCTGGGTGCAGACGCCGCCGCTAAGAGCAGCCCCGTGCTGAGGGCCGGACTCGACGCCTGTTTCACCGCCGTCGGAAATGCCCTGGGTCGCAACGATTCCGCGGCAGTCGCCCACGCAACCAAAAAGCTATTCGAACACCGTCTCGCCGATGATCCAGAACTCGAGGTGCGCATCAGCCGGGTCGAGATGGCACAGCGACTCGCCCGCTGGCTCGCCGACGATCCCGAGACCACTACGGACACGGTCGCCGACGCTCTCGATCGGCACATGCGCGAAACATGCTGGGTAGATAGGGCCCTGGACTATCTGGAAGCTGGTGGTGACACCGATCCGGCATTGAAGATTCCCTATCGCACGCTCGTGAACAACGTCCGTCAGCGCCGGCGTGACCTGGACCGCGAATTCGCGACCAGCCTCGCGGTATGGACGGCGGCGGGCACTGCCCCCGGCCGGATGCTCACCGTCGAATCCTTCCTCGCCCGAGTGGTCGCGCCCATCGCCGGGTATCGCCGCGTGCTACTGCTCGTCTTGGACGGAATGAGTGCCGCAATCGCCACGGAACTGGCCGACCAATTGCTCAACGGCTGGAACGAATACGACCCCTACCCGGACGGTGGTGAACCCCGGCGCCGGGCGATGGCAGCGGCACTGCCCAGCCTTACCGCAGTATCACGTACCTCCCTATTCGCCGGAAAACTGACGCGGGGGGATCAAAACGACGAGAAACGCGAATTCCCGCGGCACCGGTTCTGGGGTTCGAAGAAGACGGCCACCGTTTTTCACCTGGACGACCTGCGCGGCGAGAACGGGCAACCCTTCGGCGACGATCTCACCGCCGCCCTACTCAACCCCGACCAGCACATCGCGGTCGTACTGAACACCATCGACAACGCACTCGACAAAGATCTGAAACTCGGCGACCCGGACTGGGAACTGCGCGAGATCGGCGATCTACGCGCGCTGCTGCGGGCTGGCGCTGATCAGGGCATGGCGGTACTGATCACCAGCGACCACGGACATGTCATCGACCGGCACAGTGTGAGAGTTGAAGTGGACGAATGGCAATCGGCTCGACATCGCAATCCGGACAGGTCACACCCGCTGGCCGATACCGAAATCGCACTGTCCGGCCCGCGCGTCCTGTGGCCACAGGTAGGCGAATCCGACTCGGCTATCGTCGCATTGTGGGACAACGATTCCCGCTACACAACCCGTAGGGCGGGCTATCACGGCGGCGCTTCGCTCGCCGAGGTCACCATTCCGATCCTTGCGTTCCTGCCGTTCGGCGTAGAACCGCCCGTCGTCTCGCGGCACCCGGTCTGGCGGCAGCTCGGCGATCAGTCCCCGTACTGGTGGTCGTCGGATCGTCCTACATCCCAGGCCGTGCAGGTACCGCAGGAAACCACCGCTCGACGCCGCTCTATCGATCGCGTGTCGAAGGAGCGACTGCTGGGCCTCGAGCCGATGTTCGATCTTTCCGAAACCCCTTCGGCTACGCCGCTGTTCGCTTCGGATGTCGTCGACGGGGACCTGGTCAAGCGGCTGCTCGGGTCGGAGATATTCGATGGCCAGCGCGCCTTACTCGCCCGGCCTCCGCAGCCGGTGACAGTGGAGAAAGCCCTCCGAGCCCTGCTGCAGGGCCCGCTCCCCATCACCGCACTGGCGCAGCGCGTAGGTTACCCATCCGTCCGAGCCAGCGGCTTCGCCGCCATTCTCAGTCAGCTGCTCAACTTCGACGGCATCACCGTGCTGGAAACCTTGGGCGACGGCCGCACGCTGAAACTGGACGCTGCAAGGTTGCGCACCCAGTTCGGGTTATGA
- the brxD gene encoding BREX system ATP-binding protein BrxD produces MQPLPVSAVRRRLVIDALRRGAVPEAGLDLLATGLDRFEAAIDAELDTVVSGGSVFKAVRGEYGSGKTFFARWLAEGAKRRNFAVSEIQISETETPLHKLETVYRRLTERLTTSSFPPSALRQVIDAWFYTLEEDALADGASDTELAAAVERLMTARLAEVSRHAPSFAAALRGYRKATLNDDDSTAAAVLAWLGGQPNVAAAARRAAGVRGDLDHFGALGFLQGLLVVLRDSGHRGLLVVLDEVETLQRVRSDARDKALNALRQLIDEVYSGRFPGLYLLITGTPAFYDGQQGVQRLAPLAQRLATDFTTDPRFDNPRAVQLRLPGFTLESLAQLGITIRDLYADNSADGDRIRAVADDAYIADLAKAVGGALGGKVGVAPRLFLKKLVDDILDRIDQYPDFDPREHYRLTVTPTELTAVEQNLTSADEIDLEL; encoded by the coding sequence GTGCAGCCCCTGCCCGTGAGCGCGGTCCGGCGCCGCCTGGTGATCGACGCACTGCGTCGCGGAGCCGTACCCGAGGCAGGGCTCGACTTGCTTGCTACCGGACTCGATCGGTTCGAAGCGGCGATCGACGCAGAGCTCGACACGGTGGTTTCCGGCGGGTCGGTGTTCAAGGCGGTGCGCGGTGAGTACGGCTCCGGCAAGACTTTCTTTGCGCGATGGTTGGCCGAAGGCGCGAAACGTCGCAACTTCGCGGTCTCCGAGATCCAGATCTCCGAGACCGAAACTCCGCTGCACAAGCTGGAAACGGTGTATCGACGGCTCACAGAACGGCTCACCACCTCCAGCTTCCCACCCAGTGCCCTCCGCCAGGTGATCGACGCCTGGTTCTACACATTGGAGGAGGACGCGCTTGCCGACGGCGCCTCCGACACCGAACTGGCCGCAGCGGTGGAGCGGCTCATGACGGCGCGGCTTGCCGAAGTATCCAGGCACGCACCGTCTTTCGCAGCCGCCCTGCGCGGTTACCGCAAGGCCACGCTGAACGATGACGATTCGACCGCCGCGGCAGTGCTGGCGTGGTTGGGCGGACAGCCGAATGTCGCCGCGGCAGCGCGGCGGGCCGCCGGAGTGCGCGGCGACCTTGATCATTTCGGCGCCCTCGGCTTCCTGCAGGGCCTTCTGGTCGTGCTCCGCGACAGCGGGCATCGCGGGTTGCTGGTGGTACTCGACGAGGTCGAGACGCTGCAGCGGGTGCGGTCCGACGCCCGCGACAAGGCGCTCAACGCGCTGCGTCAGCTTATCGACGAGGTGTACTCAGGACGCTTCCCCGGGCTCTACCTCCTGATCACCGGGACGCCCGCCTTCTACGACGGTCAGCAGGGCGTGCAACGGCTCGCGCCATTAGCACAGCGGCTGGCCACCGATTTCACCACGGATCCCCGCTTCGACAACCCGCGCGCGGTGCAACTACGGCTGCCCGGTTTCACTCTCGAGTCCTTGGCCCAGCTCGGGATCACAATCCGCGACCTGTACGCGGACAACTCCGCCGACGGCGACCGGATCCGAGCCGTCGCCGATGACGCGTATATCGCCGACCTCGCCAAGGCGGTAGGCGGAGCGCTCGGAGGTAAAGTCGGTGTGGCGCCGCGATTGTTCCTGAAGAAGTTGGTCGACGATATTCTCGATCGCATCGACCAGTACCCCGATTTCGATCCACGAGAGCACTATCGGCTGACGGTAACGCCGACCGAGCTCACTGCTGTGGAGCAGAACCTCACCAGCGCCGATGAGATCGACCTGGAACTGTGA
- a CDS encoding DEAD/DEAH box helicase encodes MIEQSEGADPIDRLDPVILHHIVNTLGWPDLRPLQKAAIEPLLAGNDVVLLAPTAGGKTEAACFPLLSAMAQRDWHGVSVLYLCPLKALLNNLVTRIDSYTQWIGRRAEMWHGDIGESQRNSIRRTPPDILLTTPESLEAMLIGVKTDHDDLLGGVRVVVIDEVHAFAGDDRGWHLLAVLERLQRMTGQPIQRVGLSATVGNPNELLTWLQGSSAGIRSGRVVTPDLDAATTPARQPVSPVLPPGEVELDYVGSLDNAAKVIATLHRGEKRLVFCDSRRQVEELGAALRARGTTVFLSHASLSADERRRAEQAFAEARDTVIVATSTLELGIDVGDLDRVIQIDSPSTVASFLQRIGRTGRRSGTTRNCLFLTTSDDSILQAAGLLLLWGRGWVEPVAAPPEPRHLIAQQILAVTLQQGTLGDRIWAQEWNGLPPFDRSGEPILRHLRNAGFLEDDQGLLFIGPEAEKRFGRRNFLELTAAFTAPPQFTVLAGRHEIGQTDASLLTEDRPGPRVLLLAGRSWRITYIDWKRRCLFVEPTDGGGIAKWSSSGLRGLSYALTRAMREVILGADPPVLLTRRAVAALAGQRDKRARTTTTDATVIGRDEKTVRWWTWAGYRANATLAHTLSAVAEPDQRPTDLAIRLRPDLTPEMWRAAITNTNMVLPKVDPRAVNGLKFAALLPEHLAAATVAARLADLPSAQEIIRERTLFRTMS; translated from the coding sequence GTGATCGAGCAGAGCGAGGGAGCCGATCCTATCGACCGTCTCGACCCGGTAATCCTGCATCACATCGTCAATACACTAGGCTGGCCCGACCTTCGACCGCTGCAGAAGGCCGCCATCGAACCCCTGCTGGCGGGGAACGACGTCGTACTACTTGCCCCCACCGCCGGTGGCAAGACCGAAGCAGCCTGCTTCCCCCTTCTCAGCGCGATGGCGCAACGAGACTGGCACGGGGTTTCGGTGTTGTATCTGTGCCCACTCAAAGCATTGCTGAACAACCTAGTCACCCGGATCGACAGCTATACCCAATGGATCGGCCGCCGCGCCGAGATGTGGCACGGCGACATCGGCGAATCCCAGCGCAACAGCATCCGCCGCACACCACCCGACATTCTGCTCACCACTCCGGAATCGTTGGAGGCCATGCTGATCGGAGTCAAGACCGATCACGATGATCTGCTCGGCGGGGTCCGCGTGGTGGTCATCGACGAGGTGCACGCCTTTGCCGGCGACGATCGCGGTTGGCACCTGTTGGCGGTGTTGGAACGCTTGCAACGAATGACCGGACAACCGATCCAGCGCGTAGGACTCTCTGCGACGGTCGGCAATCCGAACGAATTGCTAACCTGGCTGCAGGGCTCCAGCGCGGGGATCCGTTCCGGTCGCGTCGTCACACCGGATCTCGACGCAGCGACAACCCCAGCCCGACAACCTGTTTCGCCGGTGCTGCCACCGGGCGAGGTCGAACTGGACTACGTCGGCTCACTCGACAACGCCGCCAAGGTGATCGCTACCCTGCACCGCGGCGAAAAACGGCTCGTATTCTGCGATTCCCGGCGCCAGGTAGAGGAACTCGGCGCCGCATTGCGCGCCCGCGGAACTACGGTGTTCCTCTCGCACGCCTCGTTATCCGCCGACGAACGCCGCCGCGCCGAACAAGCATTCGCGGAGGCCCGCGACACCGTCATCGTCGCCACCTCCACCCTCGAATTGGGCATCGACGTCGGTGATCTGGATCGTGTCATTCAGATCGACTCTCCCAGCACCGTCGCATCCTTCCTGCAGCGCATCGGCCGCACCGGCCGACGATCCGGTACCACGCGCAACTGTCTATTCCTCACGACCAGTGACGATTCCATACTGCAAGCCGCAGGGCTGCTGCTGCTGTGGGGACGAGGCTGGGTGGAACCGGTGGCGGCGCCGCCCGAACCGCGGCATCTGATCGCTCAGCAGATCCTCGCCGTGACCCTGCAACAGGGGACACTCGGCGACCGAATCTGGGCACAAGAATGGAACGGCTTACCTCCATTCGACCGCTCCGGCGAGCCGATCCTGCGGCACCTGCGCAACGCCGGCTTTCTCGAGGACGACCAGGGACTGCTGTTCATCGGGCCCGAGGCCGAAAAGCGTTTCGGGCGAAGGAATTTCCTCGAGCTCACCGCTGCATTCACCGCCCCGCCGCAGTTCACTGTTCTCGCCGGCCGACACGAGATCGGGCAAACCGACGCCTCGCTTCTCACGGAGGATCGGCCGGGCCCACGTGTCTTGCTACTCGCCGGGCGCAGCTGGCGCATCACTTATATCGACTGGAAACGCCGCTGCCTCTTCGTCGAACCAACTGACGGGGGCGGCATCGCCAAGTGGTCGTCTTCGGGTCTGCGGGGCCTGTCCTATGCGCTTACCCGCGCCATGCGTGAAGTCATTCTCGGCGCCGACCCACCGGTATTGCTGACTCGCCGTGCCGTTGCCGCCCTCGCCGGCCAACGCGACAAACGCGCCCGCACAACCACAACGGACGCAACGGTCATCGGTCGTGATGAAAAGACCGTCCGCTGGTGGACTTGGGCCGGCTATCGCGCCAACGCAACTCTCGCACACACCCTTTCGGCGGTCGCCGAACCCGACCAGCGACCAACAGATCTCGCAATCCGACTCCGTCCCGATCTGACGCCGGAGATGTGGCGTGCCGCCATCACGAACACCAACATGGTGCTTCCCAAAGTGGATCCTCGTGCCGTCAACGGACTGAAGTTCGCCGCCCTACTGCCGGAGCACCTCGCCGCGGCCACAGTCGCGGCCCGCCTAGCGGATCTGCCTAGTGCACAGGAGATAATCAGGGAGCGCACGCTCTTCCGCACCATGTCGTGA